In one Micromonospora polyrhachis genomic region, the following are encoded:
- a CDS encoding FMN reductase, translated as MRQRSLVVVSAGLSQPSSTRLLADQFAAATRDELDRQAVTVDLRVVELRDHAHEVVDHTLTGFAPESLRPTIEAVTGADGLIAVTPIFNASYSGLFKSFFDVLPEGSLAGRPVLLGATGGTVRHSLALEHVVRPMFTYLRSVVVPTSVFAATDDWAGNRTAADTVEGELRGRIRRAGRELAEEMVRREPVPPADPFALSASFEELLSNE; from the coding sequence ATGAGGCAGCGCAGCCTGGTCGTGGTCTCGGCCGGTCTCAGCCAGCCGTCGTCGACCCGCCTGCTGGCCGACCAGTTCGCCGCGGCCACCCGCGACGAACTGGACCGGCAGGCCGTCACCGTGGACCTGCGAGTGGTCGAACTCCGCGACCACGCCCACGAGGTGGTCGACCACACCCTGACCGGATTCGCGCCGGAGTCACTGCGGCCGACCATCGAGGCGGTGACCGGCGCGGACGGTCTGATCGCCGTCACGCCGATCTTCAACGCGTCGTACAGCGGGCTGTTCAAGTCGTTCTTCGATGTCCTGCCCGAGGGGTCGCTGGCCGGACGACCGGTACTGCTCGGTGCCACCGGCGGCACCGTCCGGCACTCGTTGGCCCTCGAACACGTGGTACGCCCGATGTTCACCTATCTCCGGTCGGTGGTGGTGCCCACCTCGGTCTTCGCCGCCACCGACGACTGGGCCGGCAACAGGACAGCCGCCGACACCGTCGAGGGCGAGCTGCGCGGTCGGATCCGGCGGGCGGGCCGGGAACTGGCCGAGGAGATGGTACGGCGGGAGCCGGTCCCGCCGGCCGACCCGTTCGCCCTGTCGGCCTCCTTCGAGGAGTTGCTCTCCAACGAGTAG
- a CDS encoding ABC transporter permease — protein sequence MVSVVLPRLVSFEGAPRRSASVTERNLAAMRSAYWLVLVSGFFEPLLYLLSIGVGVGALIGDITLSSGEVVSYAAFVAPAMLASSAMTGALAETTSNFFGKLKYMKLYDGILNTPVQPFEIALGELAWAMLRGTLYSAAFLGIMVAMDLTSAGRAVAAFPATVLVGFAFGALGMALSTYMRSWQDFDLMGAIQFTLFLFSGTFVPADAYPMLLRWLVEVTPLYRAVDLVRGISTGSAGWLRLVDVLYLLAATILGLALAARRMGRLLYR from the coding sequence GTGGTCAGCGTCGTTCTGCCCCGACTGGTCAGCTTCGAGGGAGCGCCCCGCCGATCGGCGTCGGTCACCGAACGGAACCTCGCCGCGATGCGCTCCGCATACTGGCTGGTGCTTGTCTCCGGGTTCTTCGAGCCGCTGCTCTACCTTCTCTCCATCGGGGTCGGAGTCGGGGCGCTGATCGGGGACATCACGCTGTCCAGCGGCGAGGTGGTGTCGTACGCCGCCTTCGTCGCGCCTGCGATGCTCGCCTCGTCGGCGATGACCGGCGCGCTGGCGGAGACCACGTCCAACTTCTTCGGGAAGTTGAAGTACATGAAGCTGTACGACGGCATCCTGAACACCCCCGTTCAGCCCTTCGAGATCGCGCTCGGTGAGCTGGCCTGGGCGATGCTGCGCGGCACGCTCTACTCGGCGGCGTTCCTCGGCATCATGGTGGCGATGGACCTGACCAGCGCCGGCCGGGCGGTCGCCGCCTTCCCGGCCACGGTCCTGGTGGGCTTCGCCTTCGGGGCGCTCGGCATGGCGCTGTCGACGTACATGCGCAGCTGGCAGGACTTCGACCTGATGGGGGCCATCCAGTTCACCCTCTTCCTCTTCTCCGGGACCTTCGTGCCGGCCGACGCCTATCCGATGTTGCTGCGGTGGTTGGTGGAGGTCACGCCGTTGTACCGTGCCGTAGACCTCGTGCGGGGCATCAGCACCGGGAGTGCGGGGTGGCTTCGGTTGGTCGACGTGCTCTATCTGCTTGCCGCCACCATCCTGGGCCTGGCGCTTGCGGCCCGCCGGATGGGCCGGTTGCTCTATCGATGA
- a CDS encoding GntR family transcriptional regulator has product MTDNPGDRVRDRQQQIASDLRALILSGDLEPGHQLPATAALVKQYGVTNQTVQRALRILKEEGFIEGQAGRGVFSTSRRPYVVRASHYSRPTSPGKPYPWITDPYRRDRRGSSQLLSVGERPAPAQVAAAFGIATGDPVVMRHQLLLLNDEPAELVWLYFPVELARGTPLAAPHRIQGGTPAILTGLGLPPRHAVDQVGTRLATVEEFIALRLPTNMPVLRQLRVAYTDGERPIEVAVIIKAGHQYEIQYTLPCDNDE; this is encoded by the coding sequence ATGACTGACAACCCCGGCGACCGGGTCCGCGACCGGCAACAGCAGATCGCATCGGACCTACGCGCCCTCATCCTCTCTGGCGACCTCGAGCCTGGTCACCAACTGCCGGCAACCGCTGCGCTCGTCAAGCAGTACGGGGTCACCAACCAGACCGTGCAACGTGCCCTACGCATCCTCAAGGAGGAGGGATTCATCGAGGGGCAAGCGGGGCGGGGCGTGTTCTCCACGAGCCGTCGGCCGTACGTCGTCCGGGCCAGCCATTATTCACGCCCGACCAGTCCCGGCAAGCCGTACCCGTGGATCACTGATCCCTATCGACGTGACCGCCGCGGATCCAGTCAATTACTTTCCGTCGGCGAACGACCAGCTCCGGCACAGGTAGCTGCCGCGTTCGGCATCGCCACAGGTGATCCGGTCGTCATGCGGCACCAGCTCCTCCTGCTCAACGACGAGCCAGCAGAACTGGTCTGGTTGTACTTCCCCGTAGAGCTCGCGCGGGGCACCCCTCTCGCCGCGCCACACAGGATTCAAGGGGGAACGCCAGCCATTCTCACTGGGCTCGGACTACCGCCACGACACGCAGTGGATCAGGTAGGCACTCGCTTGGCGACAGTCGAAGAGTTCATCGCTCTGCGACTCCCCACAAACATGCCTGTCTTGCGGCAACTACGGGTGGCCTACACCGATGGGGAGCGACCGATCGAGGTGGCCGTAATCATCAAGGCCGGCCATCAGTACGAGATCCAATACACTCTCCCATGCGATAACGATGAGTGA
- a CDS encoding SDR family oxidoreductase, which produces MILVTGATGTIGRHLVRALADTGASFRALVRDEAKGRKLGCDFVVGDLDEPASVSAALKGVDRLLLNSGGALPVAGPQPMVRQQITVIDAARAAGVTQLVKVSAWQPSPEAKLSVRAHWEIEQHLHASDLTWSTLQPTGYMQNFFTGEGGFVGDNAVAGPYGDGRVAYIDAYDIAACAAVLLTNDPEDAGTVHPLTGPEALTHREIAAKLGVPFRDVPPAEAADDLRAKGLPEWFVADLLWLYADMASGGMAEVTPTVRELTGRAPRTFDEFLAANRVPTSAR; this is translated from the coding sequence ATGATCCTGGTGACCGGAGCGACCGGCACGATCGGCCGCCATCTCGTACGGGCCCTCGCCGACACCGGGGCGTCGTTCCGGGCTCTCGTGCGTGACGAGGCCAAGGGCAGGAAGCTGGGCTGTGACTTTGTCGTGGGAGACCTCGACGAGCCAGCATCGGTGTCGGCTGCCCTGAAGGGTGTCGACCGCCTGCTCCTCAACAGCGGAGGCGCACTGCCGGTTGCGGGACCGCAACCGATGGTCCGGCAACAGATCACCGTCATCGACGCGGCCCGCGCCGCCGGAGTCACGCAACTGGTCAAGGTGTCGGCCTGGCAGCCCAGCCCCGAGGCGAAGCTGTCGGTGCGGGCGCACTGGGAGATCGAGCAGCATCTCCACGCGTCCGACCTGACCTGGTCGACCCTGCAACCCACCGGATACATGCAGAACTTCTTCACCGGCGAGGGCGGCTTCGTCGGCGACAACGCGGTGGCGGGCCCGTACGGTGATGGCCGGGTCGCCTACATCGACGCGTACGACATCGCCGCCTGCGCCGCCGTACTGTTGACCAACGATCCGGAGGACGCCGGCACGGTCCACCCGCTCACCGGCCCGGAGGCGCTGACGCACCGGGAGATCGCGGCAAAGCTCGGCGTACCCTTCCGGGATGTGCCTCCCGCCGAGGCGGCCGACGACCTACGGGCGAAGGGGCTGCCCGAATGGTTCGTGGCGGACCTGTTGTGGCTCTACGCAGACATGGCGTCCGGTGGCATGGCCGAAGTCACTCCGACGGTACGGGAACTGACCGGGCGGGCACCGCGCACGTTCGACGAGTTCCTGGCGGCGAACAGAGTGCCCACCTCGGCACGCTGA
- a CDS encoding ArsR/SmtB family transcription factor, with translation MGDTAEPEPERDTAGGGAVFKALADPTRRKILDELTERDGQTLFEICSRLTMKYQLGSSRQAISQHLEILIEAGLVTSHREGRYKFHHIDTSPLERLTDRWRNRETKEN, from the coding sequence GTGGGTGACACCGCCGAGCCCGAGCCCGAGCGCGACACCGCCGGGGGCGGTGCCGTGTTCAAAGCCCTGGCCGACCCGACCCGCCGAAAGATCCTCGACGAACTGACGGAGCGCGATGGCCAGACGCTGTTCGAGATCTGTTCCCGACTGACCATGAAGTACCAGCTCGGCTCGTCCCGGCAGGCGATCTCCCAGCACCTGGAGATACTGATCGAGGCCGGCCTGGTCACCAGTCACCGCGAGGGTCGCTACAAGTTTCATCACATCGACACCAGCCCCCTGGAGCGCCTCACCGATCGCTGGCGCAACCGTGAAACGAAGGAGAACTGA
- a CDS encoding TOPRIM nucleotidyl transferase/hydrolase domain-containing protein, whose translation MNVAERRELAHRALDGYASGPDATTLAMDRALAKVDDAVAMVLVEGVSDQIALETAAAGRGRDLAAERIVIVPINGAHAIGHFLAGLGPLGTRMRLAGLCDLREEELFRRGLAAQVGSIPTRADMEHLGFYVCVDDLEDELIRAVGTTEVEAVFDSQGDLGSFRSLQSQPAWRGRHLEAQMRRFLSSGSRRKLRYARLLVEVAVARDVLPRPLDALLAAV comes from the coding sequence ATGAATGTCGCCGAACGCCGTGAGCTTGCCCATAGGGCGCTCGATGGCTACGCCAGTGGTCCCGATGCTACGACCCTGGCGATGGACCGTGCCCTCGCGAAGGTCGACGACGCTGTGGCCATGGTGCTCGTCGAGGGCGTCAGCGACCAGATTGCACTGGAAACAGCCGCCGCAGGCCGAGGCCGGGACCTTGCGGCAGAGCGGATCGTGATCGTGCCGATCAACGGCGCACATGCGATTGGCCACTTCCTGGCGGGGTTGGGTCCGCTTGGCACCCGGATGCGACTTGCCGGCCTGTGCGACCTGCGGGAGGAGGAGCTGTTCCGGCGCGGCCTCGCCGCCCAGGTCGGCTCAATTCCCACCCGCGCCGATATGGAACACCTCGGGTTCTACGTCTGCGTCGACGATCTGGAGGACGAGCTGATCCGTGCCGTGGGAACCACAGAGGTAGAAGCCGTCTTCGACTCGCAGGGCGACCTCGGGTCGTTCCGCTCGTTGCAGAGCCAACCCGCCTGGCGCGGACGGCATCTCGAAGCGCAGATGCGGCGGTTTCTGAGTAGCGGCTCGCGCCGCAAGCTGCGCTACGCCCGGCTCCTGGTGGAGGTGGCAGTTGCCCGGGATGTCTTGCCTCGGCCACTCGATGCGCTGCTCGCCGCCGTTTGA
- a CDS encoding carboxymuconolactone decarboxylase family protein, which yields MTTNGDEQYERGLEALRQADGGAGQRLLDALADVSPELSHRSVAWSYGDLYVRPELSRRDRELLTLGILTGLGGAEVQLEVHVNGALNAGLTPSEIVEALLQSVVYCGVPRAVNATLVAKKVFAERNLLPVRT from the coding sequence ATGACCACTAATGGCGACGAACAGTACGAGCGTGGGCTGGAGGCGCTACGACAGGCCGACGGCGGGGCCGGACAGCGTCTTCTCGATGCCCTCGCCGACGTCTCGCCCGAGCTCAGTCACCGATCGGTCGCCTGGTCGTACGGAGACCTCTACGTCCGGCCCGAACTGTCGCGCCGCGACCGGGAACTGCTGACCCTTGGCATACTCACCGGTCTCGGCGGGGCCGAGGTTCAGCTCGAGGTGCACGTCAACGGCGCGCTCAATGCTGGCCTGACGCCCTCCGAAATCGTCGAGGCGCTACTGCAGTCGGTGGTGTACTGCGGTGTGCCGCGGGCGGTCAACGCCACCCTCGTCGCCAAGAAGGTCTTCGCCGAGCGCAACCTGCTCCCGGTCCGCACGTAG
- a CDS encoding inositol monophosphatase family protein: MSINDRDLVIEAAEAGAAVVRSHHGMSLTRFEKSGGDFATPADVEAEKVILDVLHAARPGDTVVGEESGRTGTGGNGREWLVDPLCGTLNFAVRNMLVAVNVALRTGTQVVAAASADPFADEVFWTDGAGAHVRCGGVDKRLTPSAESSLVDVNLDPPFPNERVFRATRLLADQRFIEQFRPRVLSTTLAVAWVAAGRRAAYVTDGRHLHDSVHFAAGIALCQAAGCVVTGIDGQPLHAGVGGLIVAADEQTHAALLTLVKKQRAIGD, from the coding sequence ATGTCGATCAACGACCGAGATCTGGTCATCGAGGCGGCCGAAGCCGGGGCTGCCGTCGTTCGCTCCCACCATGGGATGTCACTGACTCGTTTCGAGAAGTCTGGCGGGGACTTCGCCACGCCGGCCGACGTCGAAGCCGAGAAGGTCATCCTCGACGTTCTGCACGCCGCCCGGCCAGGCGACACCGTGGTGGGGGAGGAAAGCGGACGCACCGGAACCGGGGGAAACGGACGCGAGTGGCTGGTCGACCCGTTGTGCGGGACGCTGAACTTCGCCGTACGCAACATGCTGGTGGCGGTCAACGTAGCTCTGCGAACCGGGACGCAGGTCGTGGCAGCAGCTTCGGCGGACCCGTTCGCCGATGAGGTGTTCTGGACTGACGGTGCTGGCGCGCATGTGCGTTGCGGCGGCGTGGACAAGCGGCTCACCCCGTCGGCCGAGTCGAGTCTGGTGGACGTCAATCTCGATCCGCCGTTTCCCAATGAGCGAGTTTTCCGGGCCACCCGGTTACTTGCCGACCAACGGTTCATCGAACAGTTCCGCCCACGCGTCCTCTCCACCACCCTGGCGGTGGCCTGGGTCGCTGCCGGGCGACGTGCCGCCTACGTAACCGATGGTCGCCACCTCCACGACAGCGTCCATTTCGCGGCCGGTATCGCCCTCTGTCAGGCGGCCGGCTGCGTGGTGACCGGAATCGACGGGCAGCCCCTTCACGCCGGCGTCGGCGGCCTCATCGTGGCCGCCGACGAGCAGACGCACGCCGCTCTGCTGACGCTTGTCAAGAAGCAGCGTGCGATTGGGGACTGA
- a CDS encoding GntR family transcriptional regulator: protein MTTPRWTSTSDPYISPGHGDAWANDAASRGRVGTQQLLAVETLTPDHHIRAALNLGDEDQVVVRRRLILEDGQPIELADSYYPAQLATGTPLAQDRKIRGGAVAVLAQLGHTPTVSTDHITADQPTDIDQQALKVNKQEPMLVLHRLSRDANGTPVEYVITRAVARLSAGYTYQTQAVV from the coding sequence ATGACCACCCCGCGTTGGACCAGCACGTCCGACCCCTACATCTCACCAGGGCACGGCGACGCCTGGGCCAACGATGCAGCATCCCGCGGCCGAGTCGGCACCCAACAACTCCTCGCCGTCGAGACCCTCACACCCGACCACCACATCCGGGCGGCCCTTAATCTCGGTGACGAGGACCAAGTCGTCGTTCGACGTAGGCTCATCCTCGAAGACGGCCAGCCCATCGAACTTGCCGACTCCTACTACCCGGCCCAACTGGCCACTGGCACTCCCCTTGCCCAAGACCGGAAAATCCGAGGCGGCGCCGTCGCTGTGCTCGCCCAGCTCGGACACACACCGACAGTCAGCACCGACCACATCACCGCTGACCAACCGACCGACATCGACCAGCAGGCACTGAAAGTCAACAAACAGGAACCGATGCTCGTCCTGCATCGGCTCAGCCGGGATGCCAACGGCACTCCCGTCGAATACGTGATCACCCGTGCGGTTGCTCGTCTCTCTGCTGGCTACACCTATCAGACTCAGGCTGTCGTATGA
- a CDS encoding ABC transporter permease — protein sequence MIVAERPHVAPPTGWAATLAVFEYYLVVYRRVWRGSVFGAFALPLLTMLGFGLGVGAYVEGGVAGVSYLDYIVPGLIASTALQVAIGESTWPVWGNFEWNKYYSAQAATPLRVAEILNGQLAFVLFRVLVSSAVFLLVAAAFGALHSPWTLAVPPLMLLIGLAVAGPVVAYTSMIPSDGYLSLLFRFAVIPMTLFAGVFFPVESLPGAVRWLAYVSPLWHGVDLSRAATLGVAPYWSIPGHLGYLALWTVAGWLLAWWRFDRRLMS from the coding sequence GTGATCGTTGCCGAGCGTCCGCACGTCGCACCCCCGACCGGCTGGGCGGCCACCCTGGCGGTCTTCGAGTACTACCTCGTGGTCTACCGCAGAGTCTGGCGGGGCAGCGTCTTCGGGGCGTTCGCCCTGCCCCTGTTGACCATGCTCGGCTTCGGGCTGGGTGTCGGGGCGTACGTCGAGGGTGGGGTCGCCGGCGTGTCGTATCTCGACTACATCGTCCCCGGTCTGATCGCCTCGACGGCGCTCCAGGTGGCCATTGGCGAGTCGACCTGGCCGGTGTGGGGCAACTTCGAGTGGAACAAGTACTACTCCGCGCAGGCGGCGACACCGCTGCGGGTGGCGGAGATCCTCAACGGACAGTTGGCCTTCGTGCTCTTTCGGGTGCTCGTCAGCAGTGCGGTCTTCCTACTGGTCGCTGCGGCCTTCGGCGCGCTGCACTCGCCCTGGACGCTGGCCGTACCACCGCTGATGCTGCTGATCGGGTTGGCGGTCGCCGGGCCGGTGGTCGCATACACCTCGATGATCCCCAGCGACGGCTACCTGTCCCTGCTGTTCCGCTTCGCGGTGATCCCGATGACACTCTTCGCCGGGGTCTTCTTTCCGGTCGAGTCGCTGCCCGGGGCGGTGCGCTGGCTCGCGTACGTGTCGCCGCTGTGGCACGGGGTCGACCTGTCCCGGGCGGCGACCCTCGGCGTCGCGCCGTACTGGTCGATTCCCGGTCATCTGGGCTACCTGGCCCTCTGGACGGTGGCCGGCTGGCTGTTGGCCTGGTGGCGGTTCGATCGCCGTCTGATGAGTTGA
- a CDS encoding LLM class flavin-dependent oxidoreductase, whose amino-acid sequence MQFGIFTVGDVTTDPTNGRTPSEHERIKAMVAIARKAEEVGLDVFATGEHHNPPFVPSSPTTMLGYLAARTEKLLLSTATTLITTNDPVKIAEDYAMLQHLADGRVDLMLGRGNTGPVYPWFGQDIRNGIPLAIENYDLLRRLWREDVVDWKGKFRTPLQSFTSTPRPLDGIPPFVWHGSIRSPEIAEQAAYYGDGFFANHIFWPKEHTRRMVGLYRQRFAHYGHGTEDQAIVGLGGQVYVRRNSQDAVREFRPYFDNAPVYGHGPSLEEFTRETPLTVGSPQQVIDRTLTFREYVGDYQRQLFLMDHAGLPLRTVLEQLDLLGEEVVPVLRREFAALRPAHVPEAPTHASLKAARDAAAVAGTPGVAGAAGSPSGATR is encoded by the coding sequence ATGCAGTTCGGGATCTTTACCGTCGGCGACGTCACCACTGATCCGACCAACGGCCGCACCCCGTCCGAGCACGAGCGGATCAAGGCGATGGTCGCCATCGCCCGCAAGGCCGAGGAGGTCGGGCTCGACGTCTTCGCCACCGGGGAGCACCACAATCCGCCGTTCGTGCCGTCGTCGCCGACCACCATGCTCGGCTACCTCGCGGCCCGGACGGAGAAGCTGCTGCTCTCCACCGCCACGACCCTGATCACCACCAACGACCCGGTGAAGATCGCCGAGGACTACGCGATGTTGCAGCACCTGGCCGACGGCCGGGTCGACCTGATGCTGGGTCGGGGCAACACCGGGCCGGTATACCCGTGGTTCGGGCAGGACATCCGCAACGGCATCCCGCTGGCGATCGAGAACTACGACCTGCTGCGCCGACTGTGGCGGGAGGACGTCGTGGACTGGAAGGGCAAGTTCCGTACGCCGTTGCAGTCGTTCACCTCGACTCCCCGGCCGCTGGACGGCATCCCGCCGTTCGTGTGGCACGGCTCGATCCGCAGCCCGGAGATCGCCGAGCAGGCCGCGTACTACGGCGACGGCTTCTTCGCCAACCACATCTTCTGGCCGAAGGAGCACACCCGGCGCATGGTCGGCCTCTACCGCCAGCGGTTCGCCCACTACGGCCACGGCACCGAGGACCAGGCCATCGTCGGCCTCGGCGGTCAGGTGTACGTGCGCCGTAACTCCCAGGACGCCGTACGGGAGTTCCGGCCGTACTTCGACAACGCCCCGGTGTACGGCCACGGCCCGTCGTTGGAGGAGTTCACCCGGGAGACCCCGCTGACCGTGGGCAGCCCACAGCAGGTGATCGACCGTACCCTCACCTTCCGCGAGTACGTCGGTGACTACCAGCGGCAACTGTTCCTGATGGACCATGCGGGACTGCCGCTGAGAACCGTACTGGAGCAGCTCGATCTCCTCGGCGAAGAGGTGGTGCCGGTGCTACGCCGCGAGTTCGCGGCACTGCGGCCGGCGCACGTGCCGGAGGCCCCCACGCACGCCTCGTTGAAGGCAGCGCGGGACGCGGCGGCCGTTGCCGGCACCCCAGGTGTGGCCGGCGCGGCCGGCTCCCCGTCGGGGGCCACGCGATGA
- a CDS encoding N-acetyltransferase — protein sequence MNRQRVIRRARYVEATIIAKLVATASHELPIAAWLVPDDQQRMIVLTDVARIWVEHALFFGEIEIALHATGAIAGTTVWFHRNGQVPAPAAYRQRLTVACREHADRFISLGAALAAHPPDTPCQQLAFVAVTDDQTDNETTERLLAHHHTRLDTHDSSAYALACNDSDRDLLSRYGYQPGQQIHLPGGHIAVPMWRPAPPQA from the coding sequence GTGAACCGGCAGCGGGTCATCCGACGCGCCCGATACGTCGAGGCGACGATCATCGCCAAACTGGTCGCCACAGCCAGCCATGAGCTACCGATCGCCGCGTGGCTCGTGCCCGATGATCAACAGCGGATGATCGTCCTGACCGATGTGGCCCGGATCTGGGTCGAACACGCCCTGTTCTTTGGCGAGATCGAGATAGCCCTCCACGCCACCGGCGCTATCGCCGGGACCACTGTCTGGTTCCACCGTAACGGGCAGGTCCCGGCCCCGGCCGCCTACCGGCAACGTCTCACCGTAGCCTGCCGCGAGCACGCCGACCGGTTCATCAGCCTCGGAGCGGCCCTGGCCGCCCACCCACCTGACACGCCCTGTCAGCAACTCGCATTTGTTGCCGTCACCGATGACCAGACCGACAACGAAACCACCGAGCGGTTACTCGCCCATCACCACACCCGGCTGGACACGCACGACAGTTCCGCCTACGCGTTGGCCTGCAACGACAGCGATCGGGACCTGCTCAGCCGCTACGGTTACCAGCCTGGCCAACAGATCCACCTGCCAGGTGGACACATCGCCGTACCCATGTGGCGACCCGCCCCACCACAAGCCTGA
- a CDS encoding VOC family protein, translated as MRINLTSVLVHNQDEALRFYTEVLGFVKKTEIPLGEARWLTVVSPEDPNGCELSLEPDGHPAVKPFKEALVNDGIPYTSFAVEDVRAEFERLSGLGVRFTQEPLQMGTVTTAVFDDTCGNLIQIAQAS; from the coding sequence ATGCGCATCAACCTCACCAGCGTTCTCGTACACAACCAGGACGAGGCCCTGCGGTTCTACACCGAGGTACTGGGCTTCGTGAAGAAGACGGAGATTCCCCTCGGCGAAGCACGCTGGCTCACGGTCGTCTCCCCCGAGGATCCGAACGGCTGCGAGCTGTCACTCGAACCGGACGGACACCCTGCGGTCAAGCCGTTCAAGGAGGCGCTGGTCAACGACGGCATCCCGTACACGTCCTTCGCGGTCGAGGACGTTCGCGCCGAATTCGAACGGCTGAGCGGCCTGGGCGTACGGTTCACCCAGGAGCCGCTACAGATGGGCACGGTCACCACAGCGGTCTTCGACGACACCTGCGGCAACCTGATCCAGATCGCGCAGGCCAGCTAA
- a CDS encoding TetR/AcrR family transcriptional regulator has product MSESSRPTPVRRPRADARRNRERLLAEAEAVLREQGTQASLEQIARRAKVAIGTLYAHFPNRHALLTALLSDRQDAIFALGDELLADRSTPPGEALDRWMRAVAAHGATYSGLADQLLGSLDDETSALHQACKRMSEAGGALVERARAAGVIRADVSADDVFALISAAAWLYGNQSDPGHADRLASVIFSGLRPEDGE; this is encoded by the coding sequence ATGTCGGAGTCATCACGACCGACGCCGGTACGGCGTCCCCGCGCGGACGCGCGGCGTAATCGCGAACGGCTGTTGGCCGAGGCCGAGGCTGTCCTGCGGGAACAGGGCACCCAGGCCTCGCTGGAGCAGATCGCCCGGCGGGCGAAGGTTGCCATCGGTACGCTCTACGCCCACTTCCCCAACCGCCACGCCCTGCTGACGGCGTTGCTGTCCGACCGGCAGGACGCCATCTTCGCCCTGGGCGACGAACTCCTGGCCGACCGGTCCACCCCGCCCGGTGAGGCACTGGACCGGTGGATGCGGGCCGTCGCCGCGCACGGCGCGACCTACAGCGGACTGGCCGACCAACTGTTGGGCAGCCTCGACGACGAGACGTCCGCGCTGCACCAGGCGTGCAAACGGATGTCGGAAGCCGGTGGGGCACTGGTCGAACGGGCCCGAGCCGCCGGGGTGATCCGGGCCGATGTTTCGGCGGACGACGTCTTCGCCCTCATCAGCGCGGCGGCCTGGCTGTACGGCAACCAGTCCGACCCCGGGCACGCCGACCGGCTGGCGTCGGTCATCTTCAGCGGCCTGCGGCCCGAGGACGGCGAGTAG